The following proteins are co-located in the Gordonia polyisoprenivorans genome:
- a CDS encoding VOC family protein gives MTAYSAPVGAPIWFDLMSSEPAKAAGFYQALFGWEVEGPPREEFGGYQNFTLHSKRVAGLSPYMAEGGGPSDIWSLYLRTDDPATTVKNVEAAGGSIMVPPMAVGEEGTMMVTVDNAGAVIGFWKPNQHHGFAEWGVHGAPYWFELATRDYPASLAFYTETVGARADTVIDNTGQEVAPGGPLRYSQLFFGETAYAGVMDATGLFGDAPSFWQIYICVDDVAATVAQAADLGGEIVMPGEDTPYGTLAVINDPFGAMICLGHPPAGM, from the coding sequence ATGACCGCATATTCAGCCCCCGTGGGCGCACCGATCTGGTTCGACCTGATGAGCAGCGAGCCGGCGAAGGCCGCCGGGTTCTATCAGGCCCTGTTCGGCTGGGAGGTCGAGGGCCCACCGCGCGAGGAGTTCGGCGGCTATCAGAACTTCACCCTGCACAGCAAACGCGTCGCCGGCCTGAGTCCGTACATGGCCGAAGGTGGTGGCCCGTCCGACATCTGGTCGCTCTACCTGCGTACCGATGACCCGGCGACCACCGTCAAGAACGTCGAAGCCGCTGGAGGTTCGATCATGGTGCCGCCCATGGCAGTCGGCGAGGAGGGCACGATGATGGTCACCGTCGACAACGCCGGAGCCGTCATCGGGTTCTGGAAGCCCAACCAGCATCATGGTTTCGCCGAGTGGGGTGTGCACGGAGCGCCCTACTGGTTCGAACTCGCCACCCGCGACTACCCGGCCTCACTCGCGTTCTACACCGAGACCGTTGGCGCCCGCGCCGACACCGTCATCGACAACACCGGTCAGGAGGTCGCCCCCGGCGGGCCGCTGCGCTACTCGCAGCTGTTCTTCGGGGAGACCGCGTACGCCGGCGTCATGGACGCCACCGGACTGTTCGGCGACGCCCCGTCGTTCTGGCAGATCTACATCTGCGTCGACGACGTCGCCGCGACCGTGGCACAGGCAGCCGATCTCGGCGGCGAGATCGTCATGCCCGGCGAGGACACCCCGTACGGCACCCTCGCCGTCATCAACGACCCGTTCGGCGCGATGATCTGCCTCGGCCATCCGCCGGCCGGGATGTAG
- a CDS encoding acyl-CoA dehydrogenase family protein, producing MIGDAQLHAAVTAVIERVGPDTTRPDTTTSDTTIDTGVWAALTDAGFTGVGIDEDLGGTGGEFTDALTVVSAAAASGALTPLIEHTVLAAWLAARSGLDLGGRTATLALGGESTTVRSTDEGWALDGLLPGVVHACDADVLVVHVASSVALVSRTAPGLTLYHGADLLGASVDDVALDAVVVERLTDSPVDSAELRLRGALAYAVAMSACADTIVETTVRHASQRTQFGRPLSKFQAIQQRLASMAALTAQARAAVEHAVEMAGNPDHAGTTAAAKIVVASTAREVAAAAHQIHGAIGFTSEHHLGRFTMALLAWRDRHGDEKYWSRALAERALDDGIDPWELVVDADHAPPSATPGAANL from the coding sequence GTGATCGGCGACGCCCAGCTGCATGCGGCGGTGACCGCGGTGATCGAGCGCGTCGGCCCAGACACCACGAGGCCGGACACCACGACGTCGGACACCACGATCGACACCGGGGTCTGGGCGGCGCTGACCGATGCGGGGTTCACCGGCGTCGGCATCGACGAGGATCTCGGGGGCACCGGCGGCGAGTTCACCGATGCACTGACCGTGGTGTCGGCGGCAGCGGCGAGCGGCGCACTCACCCCACTCATCGAGCACACCGTCCTCGCCGCCTGGTTGGCTGCACGCTCGGGACTCGACCTCGGCGGGCGCACCGCGACACTCGCCCTGGGCGGCGAGAGCACCACCGTGCGCTCCACCGACGAGGGATGGGCGCTCGACGGGTTGCTGCCAGGCGTCGTACACGCCTGCGACGCCGACGTTCTCGTCGTGCACGTCGCCTCTTCGGTGGCACTGGTCTCCCGAACCGCACCCGGCCTGACGCTCTACCACGGCGCCGATCTGCTCGGGGCGTCCGTCGACGACGTGGCTCTCGACGCCGTCGTCGTCGAACGGCTCACCGACTCTCCGGTCGACTCGGCGGAACTGCGCCTGCGCGGCGCGCTGGCCTATGCGGTGGCCATGTCCGCCTGCGCGGACACCATCGTCGAGACCACGGTGCGCCACGCATCGCAACGCACCCAGTTCGGCCGACCGCTGTCCAAGTTCCAGGCCATCCAGCAACGTCTGGCGTCGATGGCAGCGCTCACCGCGCAGGCCCGTGCCGCGGTGGAGCACGCCGTCGAGATGGCCGGGAACCCCGATCACGCCGGCACCACCGCCGCGGCCAAGATCGTCGTCGCGTCGACCGCGCGGGAGGTCGCCGCCGCAGCGCATCAGATTCACGGCGCGATCGGATTCACCTCGGAGCATCATCTCGGCCGATTCACCATGGCGCTGCTGGCCTGGCGGGACCGACACGGCGACGAGAAGTACTGGTCACGGGCACTTGCCGAACGTGCGTTGGACGACGGGATCGACCCGTGGGAACTCGTCGTCGACGCCGACCACGCCCCGCCGAGCGCGACCCCTGGCGCCGCGAATCTGTAA
- a CDS encoding LysR family transcriptional regulator: MPDLPSLETLLAVVTTGSLNAAAGELGITQQAVSARMRALEATLGISLLTRSPTGTAPTEAGILVSEWADRLLGLASEFDAGLAALRRERRDELRLAASLTVAEHLLPQWLVSFGQSVEHAPKVSFTATNSEHACELVRAGDVELGFVEGPQVAPGVRSRVVAHDTLVLVVPPEHPWARRRTAVSSDELARTALVTRESGSGTRLFLDTMLAGAHDPDVARAQPVLELSTTAAVRSAVIAGAGPAVVSDLSVRDDLGRRLIAVPVSGLDLRRALRAVWIGGDEPRAGAARDFLTHVTRSAGRP; the protein is encoded by the coding sequence ATGCCCGACCTGCCCTCGCTGGAGACACTGCTCGCGGTGGTCACCACCGGCAGCCTCAATGCCGCCGCGGGTGAGTTGGGGATCACCCAGCAGGCAGTCTCGGCGCGGATGCGGGCGTTGGAGGCCACGCTCGGGATCTCACTGCTGACCCGCTCCCCCACCGGCACCGCACCCACCGAGGCCGGAATCCTGGTGTCGGAGTGGGCCGATCGGCTTCTCGGCTTGGCCTCGGAGTTCGACGCCGGGCTCGCCGCACTACGTCGCGAACGACGCGACGAACTGCGTCTGGCCGCCAGTCTGACGGTCGCCGAACATCTCCTTCCGCAATGGTTGGTGTCGTTCGGGCAGAGCGTCGAGCACGCACCCAAGGTGTCGTTCACCGCGACGAACTCCGAGCACGCCTGCGAGTTGGTCCGGGCCGGCGACGTCGAACTCGGCTTCGTCGAGGGCCCGCAGGTGGCCCCCGGGGTACGCAGTCGCGTCGTCGCCCACGACACCCTGGTGCTCGTCGTACCGCCCGAGCATCCGTGGGCGCGTCGGCGCACGGCGGTGAGCTCCGACGAGTTGGCCCGCACAGCGCTGGTGACCCGCGAATCCGGTTCCGGGACAAGACTCTTCCTGGACACCATGCTGGCCGGGGCCCACGACCCCGACGTGGCCCGGGCGCAACCGGTGCTCGAATTGTCGACGACCGCGGCGGTGCGCTCGGCGGTCATCGCCGGCGCCGGACCGGCGGTCGTGTCCGATCTGTCCGTACGCGACGATCTCGGTCGTCGGCTGATCGCCGTGCCGGTGTCCGGGCTCGATCTGCGACGCGCCCTGCGGGCGGTGTGGATCGGCGGCGACGAACCGCGCGCCGGTGCGGCACGCGACTTCCTCACGCACGTCACGAGATCGGCAGGTCGGCCGTGA
- a CDS encoding acyl-CoA dehydrogenase family protein has protein sequence MGTDQAGIDTLRHKVREFLTAELDAGTFVPACDSWMSGFDPAFSGRLGQHGWLGMTMPEQYGGRGRSAVERFIITEELLAAGAPVAAHWIADRQMAPGILAHGTERQRQRYLPGICSGTTYFAIGMSEPDAGSDLASVRTRAVRTDDGSWRISGTKVWTTGAHVAHAMVLLARTDGTPADRQSGLSQLIVDLPHPDIEIRPLRSIDGGTHFNEVIFHDANVGTEALLGERGAGWKQVMSELAFERSGPERYLSTMPLLRAWADELRRAGASDEQRNTLGTLTARAWALRRMSLQVAAELAEGGAPDVLAAMVKDIGSQFEGDVVEAIRSSSDTVARVSDANPFATLLATAMLHTPAFTLRGGTNEILRGIVARGMGLR, from the coding sequence GTGGGCACCGACCAGGCGGGTATCGACACGCTGCGCCACAAGGTGCGTGAGTTCCTGACCGCCGAACTCGATGCCGGCACCTTCGTCCCGGCCTGCGACAGCTGGATGAGCGGATTCGACCCGGCGTTCAGTGGACGCCTCGGACAGCACGGCTGGCTGGGTATGACGATGCCCGAGCAGTACGGTGGCCGCGGCCGCAGCGCGGTCGAACGATTCATCATCACCGAAGAACTCCTCGCCGCCGGGGCTCCGGTCGCGGCGCACTGGATCGCCGACCGGCAGATGGCGCCGGGCATCCTCGCCCACGGCACCGAACGCCAGCGGCAACGCTACCTCCCCGGAATATGCTCGGGTACAACTTATTTCGCAATCGGCATGAGTGAGCCCGACGCCGGCTCCGACCTCGCCTCGGTACGGACCCGCGCGGTGCGCACCGACGACGGGTCGTGGCGGATCAGCGGCACCAAGGTGTGGACCACCGGCGCGCACGTCGCGCATGCGATGGTGTTGTTGGCCCGCACCGACGGCACACCCGCCGACCGCCAGTCCGGACTGTCCCAGCTGATCGTCGATCTCCCCCACCCCGACATCGAGATCCGCCCGCTGCGCAGCATCGACGGCGGCACCCACTTCAACGAGGTGATCTTCCACGACGCGAACGTCGGCACCGAGGCACTACTCGGCGAACGCGGCGCGGGATGGAAACAAGTGATGAGCGAGTTGGCTTTTGAACGCTCCGGACCGGAGCGATACCTGTCGACGATGCCGCTGCTGCGGGCGTGGGCCGACGAGTTGCGCAGAGCCGGAGCGTCCGACGAGCAGCGGAACACCCTCGGAACGCTGACCGCCCGTGCGTGGGCGTTGCGCCGGATGTCGTTGCAGGTGGCCGCCGAACTCGCCGAGGGCGGCGCACCCGATGTGTTGGCCGCGATGGTCAAGGACATCGGCTCGCAGTTCGAGGGTGACGTCGTCGAGGCCATCCGATCCTCCTCGGACACCGTGGCGCGGGTCAGCGATGCGAACCCCTTCGCCACCCTGCTGGCGACCGCGATGCTGCACACCCCCGCCTTCACACTTCGCGGCGGCACCAACGAGATCCTGCGTGGAATCGTGGCCAGAGGAATGGGATTGCGGTGA
- a CDS encoding Rieske 2Fe-2S domain-containing protein: MAVSTGTPNATSAADAADPGVREIDTGTPPTRFARGWHCLGLVGEFADGKPHSVQIFGTKLVVWTDTSGQIQVLDAYCRHMGGDLSQGSVKGDNVACPFHGWLWKGNGRCAGVPYAKRNPKLAKTRAWPTMVRNGQVFVYNDPEGNPPPEEIIIPELSEVDNDEWTAWTWNRIVIEGSNCREIIDNVVDMAHFFYVHFALPDYFKNVFEGETAAQYMNSHGRPDISLGTAYGDTRLESIAAYYGPSYMLNPMVQYYGGYAIETILTNCHYPIDANSFVLMYGVMAKIPEGLSPEQADKMAQKITAGIEVGFLQDVEIWKHKTRIDNPLLVEEDGPVYQLRRWYEQFYVDKADVTDEMTQRFEYEIDTTKAVESWNIEVQENIRLREEHEAQQADSSTETTESRV, from the coding sequence ATGGCTGTGAGCACAGGCACCCCGAACGCAACCTCGGCCGCCGACGCGGCCGATCCGGGCGTGCGGGAGATCGACACCGGTACCCCGCCGACCCGCTTCGCCCGCGGATGGCACTGCCTGGGCCTGGTGGGCGAGTTCGCCGACGGCAAGCCGCACTCGGTGCAGATCTTCGGCACCAAACTCGTCGTCTGGACCGACACGTCGGGACAGATCCAGGTGCTCGACGCCTACTGCCGACACATGGGTGGCGACCTGTCACAGGGCAGCGTCAAGGGTGACAACGTCGCCTGCCCGTTCCACGGCTGGCTGTGGAAGGGCAACGGACGCTGCGCCGGCGTACCCTACGCCAAGCGCAATCCGAAACTCGCCAAGACCCGGGCGTGGCCGACGATGGTCCGCAACGGGCAGGTGTTCGTCTACAACGACCCGGAGGGCAATCCTCCGCCGGAGGAAATCATCATCCCGGAGCTGTCGGAGGTCGACAACGACGAGTGGACCGCGTGGACGTGGAATCGGATCGTCATCGAGGGTTCCAACTGCCGCGAGATCATCGACAACGTCGTCGACATGGCGCACTTCTTCTACGTGCACTTCGCGCTCCCCGACTACTTCAAGAACGTCTTCGAGGGTGAGACCGCCGCACAATACATGAACTCCCATGGGCGCCCCGACATCTCGTTGGGCACCGCCTACGGTGACACCCGCCTGGAGTCGATCGCGGCGTATTACGGACCGTCGTACATGCTGAATCCGATGGTGCAGTACTACGGCGGCTACGCCATCGAAACCATCCTCACCAACTGCCACTACCCGATCGACGCCAATTCGTTCGTCCTCATGTACGGCGTGATGGCCAAGATCCCCGAGGGCCTCTCCCCCGAACAGGCCGACAAGATGGCCCAGAAGATCACCGCGGGCATCGAGGTCGGATTCCTGCAGGACGTCGAGATCTGGAAGCACAAGACACGCATCGACAATCCACTCCTCGTCGAGGAGGACGGACCGGTCTATCAGCTGCGTCGATGGTATGAGCAGTTCTACGTCGACAAGGCCGATGTCACCGACGAGATGACCCAGCGCTTCGAGTACGAGATCGACACCACCAAGGCCGTCGAGAGCTGGAACATCGAGGTGCAGGAGAACATTCGGCTCCGGGAGGAACACGAGGCGCAGCAGGCCGACTCGTCCACCGAGACGACCGAGTCACGGGTCTGA
- the dmpG gene encoding 4-hydroxy-2-oxovalerate aldolase: MSTPTTDLMANARKYSADLDIRITDSSLRDGSHHKRHQFTTDEVRAIVGALDDAGVPVIEVTHGDGLGGSSFNYGFSKTPEQQLISAAAETAKRAKIAFLMLPGLGTKDDIRAAQDNGGQICRIATHCTEADVSIQHFGLARELGLETVGFLMMSHSQPPEVLAAQARIMADAGCQCVYVVDSAGALVLEDVTVRVQALVAELGDDAQVGFHGHENLDIAVANSINAVRAGAQQIDGSIRRFGAGAGNTPTEAFVGVCDKLGITTGVDFMKIADAAQDVVRPAMPSECLVDRSAMMMGYAGCYSSFLKHAEGHAERYGVSAAEILIEAGNRKLVGGQEDQLIDIALELKKKADANAGV; this comes from the coding sequence ATGAGTACACCGACGACGGACCTGATGGCCAACGCCCGCAAGTACTCCGCGGATCTCGACATCCGCATCACCGATTCCTCATTGCGCGACGGAAGTCATCACAAGCGTCACCAGTTCACCACCGACGAGGTGCGGGCGATCGTCGGTGCCCTCGACGACGCGGGTGTGCCGGTCATCGAGGTCACCCACGGTGACGGTCTCGGCGGATCGTCGTTCAACTACGGCTTCTCCAAAACACCTGAACAGCAGCTGATCTCCGCGGCCGCCGAGACGGCCAAGCGGGCGAAGATCGCGTTCTTGATGTTGCCGGGCCTCGGTACCAAGGACGACATCCGGGCCGCGCAGGACAACGGTGGCCAGATCTGCCGCATCGCCACGCACTGCACCGAGGCCGACGTGTCGATCCAGCACTTCGGACTGGCCCGCGAACTCGGGCTCGAGACCGTCGGCTTCCTGATGATGAGTCACAGTCAGCCACCGGAAGTGCTTGCCGCCCAGGCGCGGATCATGGCCGACGCGGGCTGTCAGTGCGTCTACGTCGTCGACTCGGCAGGCGCGTTGGTGCTCGAGGATGTCACCGTCCGGGTGCAGGCGCTCGTCGCCGAACTCGGCGACGACGCGCAGGTCGGTTTCCACGGGCACGAGAATCTCGATATCGCCGTGGCCAATTCGATCAACGCGGTGCGCGCCGGAGCCCAGCAGATCGACGGGTCTATCCGGCGCTTCGGAGCCGGCGCCGGGAACACGCCCACCGAGGCGTTCGTCGGGGTGTGCGACAAACTCGGCATCACCACCGGCGTGGACTTCATGAAGATCGCCGACGCGGCGCAGGACGTGGTGCGCCCGGCGATGCCCTCGGAGTGCCTGGTCGACCGATCGGCGATGATGATGGGCTACGCGGGCTGCTACAGCTCGTTTCTCAAGCACGCCGAGGGTCACGCCGAACGCTACGGCGTGTCCGCCGCGGAGATCCTCATCGAGGCAGGCAACCGCAAACTCGTCGGCGGCCAGGAAGACCAGCTCATCGACATCGCGCTCGAACTCAAGAAGAAGGCCGACGCCAACGCCGGTGTGTAG
- a CDS encoding TDT family transporter, whose amino-acid sequence MTLREPPVRTHFAHVPPNWFATVMGTGILAIAAHGLGHGTLLTALSIVFWLLACLVYIGVIAATVMHWRRHRDAARAHLRHPVIAHFYGAVPMATLTVGTSTLVAGVHVIGPSAALAVDIVCFTLGTIGGVTTALLIPARHLLGRAADPEGPNRPESNRPEPFGGWLMSVVPPMVSASAAAVLAGALDEPSARRELLVIGVAAFVFSLVLAAPIAVSVIGSLMTHGTGPAGLAPTWWIVLGPLGQSVTAACLLAHVATGVTGAATAGVLGALAHDYALTVWAAAVIWIVVATVITVRSVRRGLPFGLTWWSFTFPLGTFVTGSSALAATTGHTMFAVVAGVGFVALLLAWGIVATRTVAGIIDGALLIAPAGARGTLGR is encoded by the coding sequence ATGACGTTGCGCGAACCACCGGTCCGGACCCACTTCGCCCACGTGCCGCCGAATTGGTTCGCGACGGTGATGGGCACCGGCATTCTGGCGATCGCAGCGCACGGGCTCGGCCACGGCACGCTGCTGACCGCGCTGTCGATCGTGTTCTGGCTGCTCGCGTGCCTCGTCTACATCGGGGTGATCGCCGCGACCGTCATGCACTGGCGTCGCCACCGCGACGCCGCACGCGCCCACCTGCGGCACCCGGTGATCGCGCACTTTTACGGTGCCGTGCCGATGGCGACGCTGACCGTCGGCACGTCGACCCTGGTGGCCGGCGTCCACGTGATCGGGCCGAGCGCCGCGCTCGCCGTCGACATCGTGTGCTTCACCCTCGGCACTATCGGCGGAGTCACGACGGCACTGTTGATTCCGGCCCGCCACCTCCTCGGCCGAGCGGCAGACCCCGAAGGACCGAACCGGCCGGAATCGAACCGGCCGGAACCGTTCGGGGGTTGGCTGATGTCGGTGGTCCCGCCGATGGTGTCGGCGTCGGCGGCCGCGGTGCTCGCCGGGGCGCTCGACGAACCGAGTGCACGCCGCGAGCTGCTGGTCATCGGGGTCGCGGCCTTCGTGTTCTCACTGGTCCTCGCCGCGCCGATCGCGGTCTCGGTGATCGGTTCCCTGATGACGCACGGAACGGGCCCCGCCGGACTGGCACCGACGTGGTGGATCGTGCTCGGACCGCTCGGACAATCAGTGACCGCGGCGTGTCTGCTCGCGCACGTCGCGACCGGGGTGACCGGAGCGGCCACCGCCGGAGTCCTCGGCGCCCTCGCCCACGACTACGCGCTCACGGTGTGGGCCGCGGCGGTGATCTGGATCGTCGTCGCCACCGTCATCACCGTGCGGTCGGTGCGCCGCGGTCTGCCGTTCGGTCTGACCTGGTGGTCGTTCACCTTCCCGCTGGGCACCTTCGTGACCGGGTCGTCGGCATTGGCGGCGACCACCGGGCACACGATGTTCGCGGTGGTCGCAGGTGTCGGATTCGTCGCCCTGCTCCTGGCCTGGGGGATCGTCGCGACCCGCACCGTCGCCGGGATCATCGACGGCGCCTTGCTCATCGCCCCCGCAGGAGCGCGTGGCACGCTGGGACGGTGA
- a CDS encoding acetaldehyde dehydrogenase (acetylating): protein MAAKLTAAIIGSGNIGTDLMYKLERSEVIAPRWMVGIDADSEGMKRAAEHGLITMSGGADELLASSEKPDLIFEATSAYVHREYAPRYEQAGITAVDLTPAAVGPAVVPPANLREHLDAPNTNMITCGGQATIPMVHAVSSLVPVPYAEIVASVASVSAGPGTRANIDEFTRTTSKGIETIGGAARGKAIIILNPADPPMIMRDTIFCAIPDDADTDAIAASIHKREKEIQAYVPGYRLLQDPQFDPPSVLNGGHARVSIFVEVEGAGDFLPPYAGNLDIMTAAATKVGEEIAKQKLGVSA, encoded by the coding sequence GTGGCAGCCAAGCTGACCGCGGCGATCATCGGGTCGGGCAACATCGGTACCGACCTGATGTACAAGCTGGAACGATCCGAGGTGATCGCTCCCCGATGGATGGTCGGGATCGACGCCGACTCGGAGGGCATGAAGCGGGCCGCCGAACACGGGCTCATCACGATGAGTGGCGGCGCCGACGAGTTGCTCGCGTCGTCGGAGAAACCGGACCTGATCTTCGAGGCGACGTCGGCCTATGTGCACCGCGAGTATGCGCCGCGCTATGAGCAGGCGGGTATCACCGCGGTCGACCTGACGCCGGCGGCGGTGGGTCCGGCGGTGGTGCCGCCGGCCAATCTGCGCGAGCATCTCGACGCGCCGAACACCAACATGATCACCTGCGGTGGGCAGGCGACGATCCCGATGGTCCACGCGGTGTCGTCGTTGGTGCCGGTGCCCTACGCCGAGATCGTCGCATCGGTCGCGTCGGTGTCGGCAGGTCCGGGGACGAGGGCCAACATCGACGAGTTCACCCGGACCACGTCGAAGGGAATCGAGACGATCGGTGGTGCCGCCCGCGGCAAGGCGATCATCATCCTCAATCCGGCCGATCCGCCGATGATCATGCGCGACACCATCTTCTGCGCCATCCCCGACGACGCCGACACCGATGCCATCGCCGCGTCGATCCACAAGCGGGAAAAAGAGATCCAGGCCTACGTGCCCGGTTATCGACTGCTGCAGGATCCGCAGTTCGATCCGCCGAGTGTGCTCAACGGCGGCCACGCCCGCGTCTCGATCTTCGTCGAGGTCGAGGGCGCCGGGGACTTCTTGCCGCCGTACGCCGGCAACCTCGACATCATGACCGCCGCCGCCACCAAGGTCGGCGAGGAAATCGCGAAGCAGAAGTTGGGAGTTTCGGCATGA
- a CDS encoding 2-keto-4-pentenoate hydratase, translated as MAVDQAIRERIAADLWTAERTATAIGRPTDAHPELDVVDAYEIQLINIRKRLDAGAKVAGHKVGLASEAMQKMMNVDEPDYGHLLDEMQYHEATPIDTATLCFPRVEVEVGFILGKDLPGAGCTNDDVIDAVEWVVPSIELIDSRITDWQITLCDTIADNASSCGWILGTERVAITDIDTGDIDAVLHRNGEVVAKGNSSAVLGHPLNAVSWLARKVESFGVRLRKGDVILPGTATRAFDVGPGDHVVAEFAGLGSVTLDFT; from the coding sequence ATGGCGGTTGACCAGGCAATCCGCGAGCGGATCGCCGCTGATCTGTGGACCGCGGAGCGGACCGCGACGGCGATCGGCCGACCGACCGATGCCCATCCGGAACTCGATGTCGTCGACGCGTACGAGATCCAGTTGATCAACATTCGCAAGCGTCTCGACGCCGGTGCGAAGGTCGCCGGGCACAAGGTCGGGCTGGCGTCGGAGGCCATGCAGAAGATGATGAACGTCGACGAGCCCGACTACGGGCATCTGCTCGACGAGATGCAGTACCACGAAGCCACCCCGATCGACACCGCGACGCTGTGCTTCCCGCGGGTGGAGGTGGAGGTGGGGTTCATCCTGGGCAAGGATCTGCCCGGTGCGGGATGCACCAACGACGACGTGATCGATGCCGTCGAGTGGGTGGTGCCGTCGATCGAGTTGATCGATTCGCGGATCACCGATTGGCAGATCACGTTGTGCGACACCATCGCCGACAACGCGTCGTCGTGCGGGTGGATTCTCGGCACCGAGCGAGTGGCGATCACCGACATCGACACCGGTGACATCGACGCGGTGTTGCACCGCAACGGCGAGGTCGTCGCGAAAGGCAATTCCTCTGCGGTGCTGGGCCATCCATTGAACGCGGTGAGCTGGCTGGCGCGCAAGGTGGAGTCTTTCGGGGTGCGACTACGCAAGGGGGATGTGATCCTGCCGGGCACCGCGACACGGGCGTTCGACGTCGGACCGGGTGATCACGTTGTCGCCGAGTTCGCCGGACTCGGCAGCGTCACCCTCGATTTCACCTGA